From the genome of Fusobacterium varium, one region includes:
- the cheY gene encoding Chemotaxis protein CheY: MPIRKQVLIVDDNHMNRMILKNILSSTYNVIQAENGQKALEILKKEKEKISAIFLDIVMPVMDGYTFLAHKMKDGELIHIPVIVTTQYEDEATEVEALSRGAADFLVKPYRPAIILHRLANIIKMRESSSFINKIEKDSLTGIYNKDFFYFKTTTFLKIYQKKIIILYLQI, from the coding sequence ATGCCCATAAGGAAACAGGTATTGATAGTTGATGATAATCATATGAATCGTATGATATTAAAGAATATTTTAAGCTCTACTTACAATGTTATACAAGCAGAAAATGGACAGAAAGCTCTGGAAATATTAAAGAAAGAAAAGGAAAAAATTTCAGCAATATTTCTTGATATAGTTATGCCAGTAATGGACGGATATACCTTTTTAGCTCATAAAATGAAAGATGGAGAGTTGATTCATATACCTGTAATAGTAACTACTCAATATGAAGATGAGGCCACTGAGGTGGAAGCTTTATCAAGAGGAGCAGCAGACTTTTTAGTAAAGCCTTATAGACCAGCTATTATTCTTCATAGACTTGCTAATATTATCAAAATGCGTGAATCATCTTCTTTTATAAATAAAATAGAAAAAGACAGTTTGACTGGGATATATAATAAAGATTTCTTTTATTTTAAGACTACAACTTTTTTAAAGATTTATCAAAAAAAAATTATTATATTGTATTTGCAGATATAG
- a CDS encoding Bacterial DNA-binding protein: MTEGEFIRFYKKRNLSRSYKEVKEKIDIFWTVLLKALDEDGKVLLKDWGAFEKKEVAPRKIITPRMEKAGLTRAGEKVRFRTGTGLKNLVNGVDADE, encoded by the coding sequence ATGACAGAAGGGGAATTTATAAGGTTCTATAAAAAGAGAAATCTTTCAAGAAGCTATAAAGAAGTAAAAGAGAAAATAGATATATTCTGGACTGTTTTGCTGAAGGCTTTAGATGAAGATGGAAAAGTGTTATTAAAGGATTGGGGAGCATTTGAGAAAAAAGAGGTAGCTCCCAGAAAAATAATAACACCGAGAATGGAAAAAGCAGGACTTACAAGAGCAGGAGAAAAGGTACGATTCAGAACAGGAACAGGGTTAAAGAATCTTGTCAATGGAGTTGATGCTGATGAATAA
- the hup_16 gene encoding HB, producing MNKKELAKLYSTVSQGKVSQKAALEEINIFTQTLQEALCKYNSVSFINIGVFEILERKPRLVSNPSTREIMKIYPKKVVRFRASKNIIR from the coding sequence ATGAATAAGAAAGAATTGGCAAAGCTATACAGTACAGTAAGTCAGGGGAAGGTATCACAAAAGGCAGCACTAGAAGAAATAAATATATTTACCCAAACTCTACAGGAAGCCTTATGTAAGTATAATTCAGTATCATTTATCAATATAGGAGTATTTGAAATACTGGAAAGAAAGCCAAGATTAGTAAGTAATCCATCAACTAGGGAGATAATGAAAATCTATCCAAAGAAGGTAGTAAGGTTTAGAGCATCTAAAAATATAATAAGATAA